A portion of the Sabethes cyaneus chromosome 3, idSabCyanKW18_F2, whole genome shotgun sequence genome contains these proteins:
- the LOC128743134 gene encoding odorant receptor Or2-like, with the protein MLIENCPIISVNVRVWLFWGYLRQVKWYSYLVGCIPVTVLNVFQFMNLFHNILTGTGDMNAIIIDGYFTVLYFNLVLRTSFLMINRQKFERFFEGIAAEYGRLENQNSIRPLLERLTRRARILSKSNLWLGAFISACFVTYPLFSPENILPYGVFMPGVDVHASPVYEIVFVLQIYLTFPACCMYIPFTSFYCTCSLFGLVRIAALKHSLERLHEHNRSEQALLAKMKECLQYHKEIIRYVADLNELVTYIFLLELLSFGMMLCALLFLLSISNQLAQMVMIGSYIFMILSQMYALYWHSNEVREQSLEIGDSLYYNSAWLGFSMPVKKMIILLVARAQRPLAITIGNVYPMTLEMFQSLLNASYSYFTLLRRVYN; encoded by the exons ATGCTGATTGAGAACTGTCCCATCATCAGTGTGAACGTTCGCGTGTGGCTCTTCTGGGGCTACCTACGGCAAGTTAAGTGGTACAGCTATCTGGTCGGGTGCATCCCGGTGACAGTGCTGAACGTGTTCCAGTTCATGAATCTATTCCACAACATCCTGACCGGAACCGGCGACATGAATGCGATTATCATCGACGGATACTTTACGGTGCTGTACTTCAACTTGGTGCTCCGGACTTCGTTTCTGATGATCAACCGGCAGAAATTCGAACGGTTCTTCGAGGGAATTGCTGCCGAATACGGCCGTCTAGAG AATCAGAATAGTATCCGGCCGCTGTTGGAGCGCCTTACTCGCCGGGCGCGGATTCTATCCAAATCGAACCTCTGGCTCGGGGCGTTCATCAGCGCTTGCTTCGTTACCTATCCGCTGTTCTCACCGGAAAACATCCTGCCGTACGGAGTTTTCATGCCCGGCGTCGACGTGCACGCGTCGCCCGTCTACGAGATTGTGTTTGTCCTGCAAATCTATCTCACCTTTCCGGCCTGCTGCATGTACATTCCGTTCACCAGCTTCTACTGCACTTGTTCGCTGTTCGGGCTGGTGCGCATTGCCGCCCTGAAACACTCGCTGGAGCGGCTGCACGAGCACAACCGATCCGAGCAGGCTCTGCTTGCCAAGATGAAAGAGTGCCTGCAGTATCACAAGGAAATTATCAG ATACGTTGCCGACCTAAACGAGCTGGTGACCTACATTTTCCTCCTGGAGCTGCTGTCGTTTGGCATGATGCTCTGTGCGCTGCTATTCCTGCTGAGCATT AGTAACCAGCTGGCTCAGATGGTAATGATTGGCTCGTATATCTTCATGATCCTGTCACAGATGTATGCTCTGTACTGGCATTCGAACGAGGTCCGGGAGCAG AGCTTGGAGATTGGAGACTCGCTGTACTATAACAGTGCCTGGCTCGGCTTCAGCATGCCGGTCAAAAAGATGATTATTCTGCTGGTAGCCCGAGCGCAGCGGCCATTAGCG ATTACGATCGGCAACGTTTACCCGATGACGCTGGAAATGTTTCAGTCGCTGCTGAATGCCTCCTACTCGTACTTCACGCTACTCCGACGAGTCTACAATTAG